A genomic stretch from Deltaproteobacteria bacterium includes:
- a CDS encoding MFS transporter: protein MPCSNLMPSMMVATLGIALPEIRQSFALSEVAAGSLFSVMMLIAALTSGGAGRLADKFGRKRVLITGLSLLAIGFGLAGVTEQPLLFFLLLAVTGIGYGFTPPSLYAIMSDLLPHRRGLGASLVSVTYGIGGAIGAVLASRITAAFGWRAAFVAVGVIATANMLVQLLWIRESQATNSTARSGSFRDALSWSIMLLALAEFIGGSVFWSSAAWTPTLLRTAKALPLKDAGWIMGVLSVANMCGSFCLGNLSDRFGRKRVVAFSAFPAALAAFVLFYFLQSPLALAVGIAVFGLIKASVPALLVALAQETAPPGNAGSAAGIIMSLHYFAGVIAPLIAARIIAGTGDIVLAMILMTSVPLILFGILIGAVRERSR, encoded by the coding sequence GTGCCTTGTTCGAATCTCATGCCGTCCATGATGGTGGCGACGTTGGGCATCGCCCTGCCGGAAATCCGCCAGAGTTTTGCGCTCTCTGAAGTCGCCGCCGGTAGCTTATTTTCGGTAATGATGCTCATCGCCGCACTGACCAGCGGCGGCGCCGGCCGGCTCGCCGATAAATTCGGCCGCAAGCGCGTGTTGATCACCGGATTGAGTTTACTCGCCATCGGTTTCGGACTAGCCGGCGTGACCGAGCAGCCGCTACTATTTTTTCTCTTGCTCGCCGTCACCGGCATCGGCTACGGCTTCACGCCGCCGTCGCTCTACGCGATCATGTCCGACCTGCTGCCCCATCGGCGCGGCCTCGGCGCCAGCTTGGTATCGGTCACCTACGGCATCGGCGGCGCCATCGGCGCCGTGCTCGCGAGCCGGATCACCGCGGCATTCGGTTGGCGCGCCGCTTTCGTCGCCGTCGGCGTCATTGCCACGGCGAACATGCTGGTGCAACTGTTGTGGATTCGCGAGAGCCAAGCGACGAACTCGACGGCGCGCAGCGGCTCCTTTCGCGACGCTCTGTCGTGGTCGATCATGCTTCTGGCCCTAGCGGAATTTATCGGCGGCTCGGTGTTTTGGAGTTCCGCCGCTTGGACGCCGACGCTGCTGCGCACGGCGAAAGCCTTGCCGCTCAAAGACGCCGGCTGGATCATGGGCGTGTTGAGCGTCGCCAACATGTGCGGCTCGTTTTGCCTCGGCAATCTGTCGGATAGATTCGGCCGTAAACGCGTCGTCGCCTTCAGCGCCTTCCCCGCCGCGCTGGCCGCCTTCGTGCTATTTTATTTTTTACAATCGCCGCTCGCCCTCGCCGTCGGCATCGCCGTCTTCGGATTGATCAAAGCCTCGGTGCCGGCGCTCCTAGTCGCCCTCGCCCAAGAAACCGCGCCGCCCGGCAACGCCGGCAGCGCCGCCGGCATTATCATGTCGCTGCATTACTTCGCCGGCGTCATCGCGCCGCTGATCGCCGCCCGCATCATCGCCGGCACCGGCGACATCGTGTTAGCGATGATCTTGATGACGTCGGTGCCGCTGATTCTTTTCGGCATCCTAATCGGCGCCGTGCGTGAACGAAGCCGTTAA
- a CDS encoding formamidopyrimidine-DNA glycosylase produces the protein MPELPDITIYIEALEARLLNQPLEKIRLASPFLLRSFEPPISSAEGKKIVGFHRIGKRIVFELEDELFLVFHLMITGRFHWKKRGAAVPRKFGHAAFDFSMATLLLTEMGTKKRASLHLVKGRENLLEHDPGGLEIFDANVNAFRGALLRENHTLKRSLTDPHLFSGIGNAYSDEILHRAKLSPVKQTKQLSDAEIEVLFRATQECLREWIARLRDETGKNFPERVTAFRDDMAVHGKYRKPCPICAAPVQRIVYADNETNYCAKCQTGGKLLADRSLSRLLKDDWPRTLEELEETRRPRMK, from the coding sequence ATGCCTGAACTGCCCGACATCACGATCTACATCGAAGCACTGGAAGCGCGCTTGCTTAACCAGCCGCTGGAGAAAATCCGTCTCGCCAGTCCGTTTCTGCTGCGCTCCTTCGAGCCGCCGATTAGTTCGGCGGAGGGGAAAAAGATTGTCGGCTTTCACCGTATCGGCAAGCGCATCGTCTTCGAACTCGAAGATGAGTTGTTTTTAGTTTTTCACTTGATGATCACCGGGCGATTTCACTGGAAGAAGCGCGGTGCCGCCGTGCCGCGAAAGTTCGGCCACGCGGCTTTCGATTTTTCCATGGCGACATTGTTGCTCACCGAGATGGGAACTAAAAAGCGCGCATCGCTGCATTTGGTCAAGGGCCGCGAGAATTTGCTCGAACACGATCCCGGCGGGTTGGAGATTTTCGATGCCAACGTGAATGCGTTCCGTGGCGCGCTGTTGCGCGAGAATCATACGCTTAAAAGATCGCTCACCGATCCGCATTTGTTCAGCGGCATCGGCAACGCGTATTCGGATGAAATTTTGCACCGCGCCAAGCTGTCGCCGGTGAAACAGACCAAGCAGTTGAGCGATGCCGAGATCGAAGTTCTTTTTCGCGCCACCCAGGAATGTCTGCGTGAGTGGATCGCGCGCCTGCGCGACGAGACCGGTAAAAATTTTCCCGAGCGGGTGACGGCGTTTCGCGACGACATGGCGGTGCACGGCAAGTACCGCAAGCCTTGTCCCATCTGCGCCGCGCCGGTGCAGCGCATCGTTTACGCCGACAACGAGACCAACTACTGCGCCAAGTGCCAAACCGGCGGCAAGTTGCTGGCGGATCGCTCGCTGTCACGGCTGCTGAAAGATGATTGGCCGCGGACACTGGAGGAGCTGGAAGAGACACGCAGGCCGAGAATGAAATAA
- a CDS encoding extracellular solute-binding protein, with product MKMAAGKKSIASFLFLFLAAGHLQFVHGETLDQSIAAAKKEPELFFVAGPTTFGGKKGLAEIEAAFDKRFGLSSKIRFSAGPEMNAMAARVISEFKSGSKASTDIYLGSLGQYANLVRENALEEINWSATFPWIARSMEEIVGKRGVLVYSSPRGIIYNSNLISADKAPKSYEDLVDPRLSPTWAGKIAVPPYPNWLVELALIWGEDRLKEFTRKLVALSGGWLRYGEEERVLSGEFPIMANIGDSLATMWKWQAKGAPLVALLGSTPGDASYFHLGVPKNSSHPNLAKLFVGFMISKEGQAIIEKHEFRSSHLVESSRMAKHLRDNKIKLQEPKDLFNFYLKGGGAKLNEELGKMLKQ from the coding sequence ATGAAGATGGCGGCAGGAAAAAAGTCGATCGCTAGTTTTCTGTTTTTGTTTCTGGCGGCGGGACACCTTCAATTCGTCCATGGGGAAACCCTCGACCAGTCGATCGCGGCGGCGAAAAAGGAGCCGGAATTGTTTTTTGTCGCCGGGCCGACGACGTTTGGCGGCAAAAAAGGTTTGGCAGAAATCGAGGCGGCTTTCGACAAACGTTTCGGTCTGAGCAGTAAAATTCGCTTCAGCGCCGGCCCGGAGATGAACGCCATGGCAGCGCGGGTGATTAGCGAGTTTAAATCCGGCAGCAAAGCTTCGACGGATATTTATCTCGGCTCGTTGGGACAGTACGCTAACTTGGTTCGCGAGAATGCGCTGGAGGAAATCAATTGGTCGGCGACGTTTCCGTGGATTGCGCGTTCGATGGAAGAAATCGTCGGCAAGCGCGGCGTGTTGGTCTACTCGTCGCCGCGCGGGATTATTTACAATTCAAACTTGATCAGCGCCGACAAGGCGCCGAAGTCTTATGAAGATTTGGTCGATCCGCGCTTGAGCCCAACTTGGGCGGGAAAAATCGCCGTGCCACCCTATCCCAATTGGCTGGTCGAATTGGCGCTCATCTGGGGCGAGGATCGCTTGAAAGAGTTCACCCGCAAGTTGGTGGCGCTCAGCGGCGGGTGGCTGCGCTATGGCGAAGAAGAGCGGGTACTCAGCGGCGAGTTTCCGATCATGGCGAACATCGGCGATTCTTTGGCGACCATGTGGAAGTGGCAAGCCAAGGGGGCGCCGCTGGTGGCGCTGCTCGGTTCCACTCCCGGCGATGCTTCTTATTTTCATCTCGGCGTGCCGAAAAATTCCAGCCATCCAAATTTGGCGAAGCTCTTCGTCGGTTTCATGATCTCCAAGGAAGGCCAAGCGATCATCGAGAAGCATGAGTTCCGCTCGTCGCACTTGGTCGAAAGCTCGCGCATGGCGAAACATTTGCGCGATAACAAGATCAAACTGCAAGAGCCGAAAGATCTATTCAACTTCTATCTCAAAGGCGGTGGCGCCAAGTTGAACGAAGAGTTGGGCAAAATGCTGAAGCAATAA
- a CDS encoding AzlD domain-containing protein, translated as MALSRIELILILGLSALLLRALPQLFLVGKSFPDTWDRLLRYLSYALLCGLISISLFMSGARFEAQAAPYRGVALAVTIAIAYKTKSAVTGMLVGATLVLAFSWLR; from the coding sequence ATGGCTTTGTCGCGCATCGAGCTAATTCTCATTCTCGGTTTATCGGCGCTGCTTTTGCGCGCCTTGCCGCAATTGTTTCTCGTCGGCAAAAGTTTTCCCGACACCTGGGATCGTTTGCTGCGCTATCTGTCCTACGCGCTTTTGTGCGGTTTGATTTCGATTTCACTCTTCATGTCCGGCGCCCGCTTCGAAGCGCAAGCGGCGCCCTACCGCGGCGTGGCTCTGGCGGTGACGATCGCGATCGCTTACAAGACCAAAAGCGCGGTGACCGGCATGCTGGTCGGCGCGACGCTGGTGCTGGCGTTTTCGTGGCTACGGTGA
- a CDS encoding cupin domain-containing protein — MKAEKQTDALREAFHQRMHANNMYGLWELASQMTPQPQPKMIAHMWPWSTLEPIITESTNAVPVGDERRALQLFNPGLGGRWATTNNLIAAVQVLLPGEVARAHRHTPTAIRFIIEGRGAYTAVDGERVYMEPGDLILTPSWSWHNHGNETKQRIVWMDGLDIPLIASVEAMFFQFYKEAQVPASRPPNTSKSLYGEGQLSPTWIKESSKTSPLLLYSWTQTAAALKSLRDHEGSRFDGIALEYRHPQTGGSVMPTMACRTQLLRPNEHTQAHRHTGSAVYHIVKGTGATIIDGKQFNWRKGDIIALPPWSVHEHLNSSAKDDAVLFSIQDAPVLQALGLFYEEEYGENGGQQKVTSTFEAK; from the coding sequence ATGAAAGCTGAAAAGCAAACCGACGCATTACGCGAGGCGTTTCACCAACGCATGCACGCCAATAACATGTACGGCCTGTGGGAACTGGCCAGTCAAATGACGCCGCAGCCGCAGCCCAAGATGATCGCGCACATGTGGCCGTGGTCGACCTTGGAGCCGATTATTACTGAATCCACTAACGCAGTTCCCGTCGGCGACGAACGGCGCGCCTTGCAGCTCTTCAATCCCGGTCTCGGCGGCCGCTGGGCGACGACGAACAATTTAATCGCCGCCGTGCAAGTGCTCTTGCCCGGCGAAGTCGCCCGCGCCCATCGTCACACACCGACGGCGATCAGATTTATCATCGAAGGCCGCGGCGCCTACACCGCGGTGGACGGCGAGCGCGTTTACATGGAGCCCGGCGATTTGATCCTCACGCCGAGCTGGTCCTGGCACAATCACGGCAACGAAACCAAACAGCGCATCGTCTGGATGGACGGCCTCGACATTCCGCTGATCGCTTCGGTGGAAGCGATGTTTTTTCAGTTCTACAAGGAAGCTCAAGTGCCGGCGAGCCGCCCGCCGAATACTTCGAAGTCGCTCTACGGCGAGGGCCAACTGAGTCCCACATGGATTAAAGAAAGTTCAAAGACCTCGCCGCTGCTGCTTTACTCGTGGACGCAAACCGCCGCGGCGCTGAAATCCTTACGTGACCATGAAGGCAGCCGCTTCGACGGCATCGCGTTGGAATACCGCCACCCGCAAACCGGCGGCTCGGTGATGCCGACCATGGCGTGCCGCACCCAATTGCTGCGCCCCAACGAACACACCCAAGCGCACCGCCATACCGGCAGCGCGGTGTACCATATCGTCAAAGGCACCGGCGCGACGATCATCGACGGCAAACAGTTCAACTGGCGCAAAGGCGACATCATCGCCCTGCCGCCCTGGTCCGTGCACGAACATCTGAATAGCTCCGCCAAAGACGACGCCGTGCTGTTCTCGATCCAAGACGCGCCGGTACTGCAAGCCCTCGGCCTATTTTACGAAGAGGAATACGGTGAAAACGGCGGACAGCAGAAGGTCACGTCGACGTTTGAAGCGAAGTAG
- a CDS encoding Rieske (2Fe-2S) protein, with the protein MTMTAKTEIATSIDFVHTGPGTLAGKYLRRFWQPVYVSAELKTGYAVPIRIMGEDFTLYRGESGAAFVVDFRCAHRGTQLSVGWVEQDCLRCFYHGWKYDGTGQCVEQPAEGESFAQKIKIRSCPTEEFLGLIFAYFGEGDAPPFPRYPELEEPGEIDVGTYIRHCNYFGTLENGIDQAHVPFTHAKSNFTTFGLNWDIPKITAEETDYGIAMYGTRKDGNARINHYLMPNILYIKGSPESGQEGWREAFAWRVPVDDVSHRSFNIALIHVTGDGAARLRERQRRQAEIIAQLPSANEMAKRALAGEVSVHDIEERPDLVNIQDHVAQEGQGAIPDRETERLGRSDVAVILLRQIWQRELRALADGQPLKSWQRRQKLVATSGV; encoded by the coding sequence ATGACCATGACAGCTAAAACCGAAATTGCCACTTCAATTGACTTCGTTCATACCGGACCTGGAACTTTGGCCGGGAAATATCTGCGCCGGTTTTGGCAGCCGGTTTATGTTTCGGCGGAGCTGAAAACCGGCTACGCGGTGCCGATTCGTATCATGGGCGAAGATTTCACGCTCTATCGCGGCGAAAGCGGCGCGGCCTTTGTCGTCGATTTTCGCTGCGCCCATCGCGGCACGCAGTTGTCCGTCGGCTGGGTCGAGCAGGATTGCCTGCGCTGTTTTTATCACGGCTGGAAATACGACGGCACCGGCCAGTGCGTCGAGCAGCCGGCTGAGGGCGAGAGCTTCGCGCAGAAAATTAAAATCCGCAGCTGCCCGACCGAGGAATTTCTCGGGCTGATCTTCGCCTATTTTGGCGAAGGCGATGCACCGCCGTTTCCGCGTTATCCCGAGCTGGAAGAGCCAGGCGAGATCGATGTCGGCACTTATATTCGCCACTGCAATTATTTCGGCACGCTGGAAAACGGCATCGACCAGGCTCACGTCCCATTCACCCACGCCAAGTCGAACTTCACCACGTTCGGTCTCAACTGGGACATTCCGAAAATCACCGCGGAAGAAACCGATTACGGCATCGCCATGTACGGCACGCGCAAGGACGGCAATGCGCGCATCAATCATTACCTCATGCCGAACATTCTCTACATCAAGGGCTCGCCGGAGAGCGGTCAGGAAGGTTGGCGCGAAGCCTTCGCCTGGCGCGTGCCGGTGGACGATGTTAGCCATCGGAGTTTTAACATTGCGCTGATTCACGTAACCGGCGATGGTGCGGCACGCCTGCGCGAGCGCCAACGGCGCCAAGCGGAAATCATCGCGCAGTTGCCGTCCGCCAACGAAATGGCAAAGCGCGCGCTGGCGGGAGAGGTTAGCGTGCACGACATCGAAGAGCGGCCCGACCTCGTCAATATTCAAGATCACGTCGCCCAGGAAGGGCAGGGCGCGATCCCCGATCGCGAGACCGAGCGCTTGGGCCGCTCGGACGTGGCGGTGATTCTCTTGCGGCAGATTTGGCAGCGCGAGCTTCGGGCCTTGGCCGATGGCCAGCCGCTGAAGTCGTGGCAACGGCGGCAAAAGTTGGTTGCGACCAGCGGAGTATGA
- a CDS encoding iron ABC transporter permease: MSTQVLYAEPHSRFNWSKYSLVSIAGFAALAILALLAMIVWMSFRTGVPGQVSDYSLKNYFTLLGDPYTYRVMTTTLIFAAVTIAVSVPLGFIFAWFIERTDMPGKTLAMSVLSIGVLFPTFLKAMGWVFLLHPRIGVINIFFMQLFGLTQAPLNIATVPGIGFVQGMTLVPLAYVMISAALRSMNPALVEAANVHGVSQWRTLIRIELPLIWPALFSAIIWMLTVAIAAFDVPGVIGMANNIFTFSTAIYYMINPNEGLPRYGLCGAYGAIMVCVSLILMIPYFRALKQSHKYQIISGKSYHSRPVELGRWGWLAWFMLGSYFLLAFVLPLLAIFWVSLLPYVQAPSWQTLKVISFERYTQMALDSALLDAAWNTLLLMVIVPTVIVIVCTAISWIVTRSRMRGRMALDAIAFLPHPVPHILFALAIAYLALLISNVIPLYGTIYVLMAVYVVCWISFGTRVLNNSMIQVHRELEEAAQVSGASTFKILTKVIAPLIKPGLIYAWIWTSLSAYRELTMAVFLSSPKSQVLSTYIWGQWHGGGLGDAAAIAIMMIAVMTPLVTTFWIFARKQQHVASAT, encoded by the coding sequence ATGTCCACCCAAGTTCTCTACGCTGAACCTCATTCACGATTCAATTGGTCGAAGTACTCGCTGGTGTCGATCGCCGGCTTCGCCGCGTTGGCGATTCTCGCTCTGCTGGCGATGATCGTTTGGATGAGTTTTCGCACCGGCGTGCCGGGGCAGGTTTCGGACTATTCGCTGAAGAATTACTTCACGCTGCTCGGCGATCCTTATACCTATCGGGTGATGACCACGACGCTGATCTTCGCGGCGGTCACCATCGCGGTGTCGGTGCCGTTGGGGTTCATCTTTGCTTGGTTCATCGAGCGCACGGACATGCCGGGGAAAACCTTGGCGATGAGTGTTCTCAGCATCGGTGTCCTGTTCCCGACTTTTCTCAAAGCGATGGGCTGGGTGTTTTTGCTCCACCCGCGCATCGGTGTGATCAATATTTTTTTCATGCAACTGTTCGGCTTGACCCAAGCGCCGCTCAATATCGCCACCGTGCCGGGCATCGGTTTCGTTCAAGGCATGACGCTGGTGCCGCTCGCCTACGTGATGATCTCGGCGGCGCTACGCAGCATGAATCCGGCGCTGGTCGAAGCCGCCAACGTGCACGGCGTGAGCCAATGGCGCACGCTCATCCGCATCGAACTGCCGCTGATCTGGCCGGCGCTATTTTCCGCGATAATATGGATGCTCACCGTGGCCATCGCCGCCTTCGACGTGCCCGGCGTCATCGGCATGGCCAATAATATTTTCACCTTCAGCACGGCGATCTACTACATGATCAATCCCAACGAAGGTCTGCCGCGCTACGGTTTGTGCGGCGCCTACGGCGCCATCATGGTGTGCGTGTCGTTGATCCTGATGATTCCGTACTTTCGCGCGCTAAAGCAAAGCCACAAATATCAAATCATCTCCGGCAAGTCCTACCACTCGCGCCCGGTGGAACTGGGCCGCTGGGGCTGGCTCGCGTGGTTTATGTTGGGGAGCTATTTTCTGCTCGCCTTCGTGTTGCCGCTGCTGGCGATCTTTTGGGTGTCGCTGTTGCCCTACGTGCAAGCGCCGTCGTGGCAAACTCTCAAAGTGATTTCCTTCGAGCGTTACACCCAGATGGCGTTGGACAGCGCGCTGCTCGACGCGGCGTGGAATACTTTATTGTTAATGGTCATCGTGCCGACGGTGATCGTGATCGTCTGCACGGCGATCTCGTGGATCGTCACGCGCTCGCGCATGCGCGGGCGGATGGCACTCGACGCCATCGCGTTTCTGCCCCATCCGGTGCCGCATATTTTGTTCGCGCTGGCGATCGCTTATCTGGCGCTGCTGATTTCCAACGTCATACCGCTCTACGGCACGATCTACGTTTTGATGGCGGTGTATGTCGTCTGCTGGATCAGCTTCGGCACCCGAGTGTTGAACAACAGCATGATTCAAGTGCATCGCGAGTTGGAGGAAGCGGCGCAGGTCAGCGGCGCCTCGACTTTTAAGATTCTCACCAAAGTTATCGCGCCGTTGATCAAACCGGGATTGATCTATGCGTGGATTTGGACCTCGTTGTCGGCCTATCGCGAGCTAACCATGGCGGTGTTTCTGTCGTCGCCGAAAAGCCAGGTGCTGTCGACTTACATTTGGGGCCAATGGCATGGCGGCGGCCTGGGCGATGCCGCGGCGATCGCGATCATGATGATCGCGGTGATGACGCCGTTGGTGACGACTTTCTGGATCTTCGCGCGCAAGCAGCAGCATGTGGCGTCGGCGACGTAG